In Candidatus Paceibacterota bacterium, one genomic interval encodes:
- a CDS encoding sigma 54-interacting transcriptional regulator, with protein sequence MESTSDSRFDPNLAAQFLLDIAHEHSLEQLLQKIVRRAVERPHMACVQIWLIEPGDLCSTCRRRPGCPDQTRCLHLVAGKGVSLAGPGQEAPRFDDLNARMPLGVGFLGEAAATGQQRLVRDLDQHPDEMTGFDWWRQERICGCGATPIIFKGEVLGALIGFTREDLREEFRPWGRILADHIGAAIANARAFEEIERLKAQLELQNAYLEEEVVEAKAFGNLVGQSAALRQIVSQIDLVAPTEASVLILGETGTGKDLVAYEIHRRSRRKDHPIVRVNCASIPRDLFESEFFGHVKGAFTGAIKDRAGRFETAEGGTLFLDEIGEVPPETQGKLLRVLQEKRYERVGDDRTRHADVRIIGATNRDLKKAVAAGRFREDLYYRLHVFPIQVAPLRERKDDIPLLAQHFVELSARELRCPQPRLTRAAVAKLQHYDWPGNVRELRNIIERAVILARGGPLNFDLPVTDSRPIPAASNPPPAPRAGVEFLTEAELRARERENLIVVLEKAGWKIKGAGGAAELLGVKPTTLLSRIRKLGLKRPA encoded by the coding sequence GTGGAATCAACGAGTGATAGCCGGTTCGACCCCAATCTGGCTGCGCAGTTCCTGCTGGATATCGCCCACGAGCACTCGCTGGAGCAACTGTTGCAGAAGATCGTGCGTCGCGCGGTGGAGCGACCTCACATGGCCTGCGTGCAGATTTGGCTGATCGAACCGGGAGACCTCTGTTCCACTTGTCGGCGCCGGCCCGGGTGCCCCGACCAAACCCGCTGCCTGCACCTGGTGGCGGGCAAAGGGGTTTCCCTTGCCGGCCCCGGGCAGGAGGCTCCGCGCTTTGACGATCTCAACGCCCGGATGCCCTTGGGGGTGGGCTTCCTGGGCGAGGCGGCGGCGACGGGCCAACAGCGTTTGGTGAGGGACTTGGACCAACATCCGGATGAAATGACCGGCTTCGACTGGTGGCGGCAGGAGCGGATTTGCGGGTGCGGCGCCACCCCGATCATTTTCAAGGGCGAGGTCCTGGGCGCCCTGATCGGGTTTACGCGCGAGGATTTACGGGAGGAATTCCGTCCCTGGGGCCGGATCCTTGCCGATCATATTGGCGCCGCCATCGCCAACGCGCGCGCCTTTGAGGAGATCGAGCGGCTCAAGGCGCAACTCGAACTGCAGAACGCCTATCTGGAGGAGGAGGTGGTGGAGGCCAAGGCCTTCGGCAACCTCGTCGGCCAAAGCGCCGCCTTGCGACAGATCGTCAGCCAAATTGACCTGGTGGCGCCGACTGAGGCATCGGTCCTCATCCTCGGCGAAACCGGCACGGGGAAGGATTTGGTGGCGTACGAGATCCACCGCCGCAGCCGGCGCAAAGACCACCCCATCGTCCGGGTCAATTGCGCCTCCATCCCGAGGGACCTCTTTGAAAGCGAGTTCTTCGGCCACGTCAAGGGCGCTTTTACCGGCGCCATCAAGGACCGCGCGGGCCGGTTTGAAACCGCCGAGGGAGGGACGCTTTTTCTGGACGAGATCGGCGAGGTGCCTCCGGAAACTCAGGGCAAACTCCTGCGGGTGTTGCAGGAGAAACGCTATGAGCGCGTGGGGGACGACCGCACCCGGCACGCGGATGTCCGCATCATCGGGGCGACCAATCGGGATCTGAAGAAGGCGGTGGCGGCGGGCCGCTTTCGGGAGGACCTCTATTATCGGCTGCACGTTTTCCCGATTCAAGTGGCGCCCCTGCGGGAACGAAAAGATGACATTCCGCTCCTGGCGCAACATTTTGTCGAGTTGTCCGCGAGAGAGTTGCGATGCCCCCAGCCCCGGCTGACGCGGGCGGCGGTCGCCAAACTCCAGCACTACGACTGGCCCGGGAACGTCCGGGAGTTGCGCAACATCATCGAGCGCGCGGTCATTTTGGCCCGTGGCGGTCCATTGAATTTTGATTTGCCCGTGACGGATTCCAGGCCAATCCCTGCCGCATCCAACCCGCCTCCTGCGCCAAGGGCCGGGGTCGAGTTTCTCACGGAAGCGGAATTGCGGGCTCGCGAGCGCGAGAACCTGATCGTGGTGCTCGAGAAGGCCGGTTGGAAGATTAAAGGGGCCGGCGGCGCGGCGGAGCTTCTGGGGGTCAAGCCCACCACGCTGCTCTCGCGGATCAGAAAGCTGGGCCTGAAACGCCCCGCCTGA